Proteins encoded within one genomic window of Anopheles gambiae chromosome 3, idAnoGambNW_F1_1, whole genome shotgun sequence:
- the LOC1271389 gene encoding odorant receptor Or2-like, whose translation MEVLNCPLLSVNVRVWRFWSFVLVHNWRRYISIIPVTALNVFMFADLYRAWGNIEEVIINAYFAVLYFNAVLRTLILVYNRDKYESFLAGAASVYEEIRAINDDVISKLVSTYTKRARFLSISNLALGAFISGCFVVYPLFTGQRGLPYGMFIPGVNNFDSPQYEIFYITQLVLTFPGCCMYIPYTSFFASSTLFGLVQIKTLQHQLKTFRSSEMLNESTVVLNRKLQKLIEDHKRIIRYVQDLNDLVTYICLIEFLSFGLMLCALLFLLNIISVMAQIVIVGAYIFMILTQIFAFYWHSNEVREESMAIAQASYSGPWLNVDDTIKKKLLMMTIRAQRPLEITVGNVYPMTLEMFQSLLNASYSYFTLLRRVYN comes from the exons ATGGAGGTCCTCAACTGTCCGCTACTGTCGGTGAATGTGCGCGTGTGGCGCTTCTGGTCATTCGTGCTGGTGCACAACTGGCGACGGTACATCAGCATCATCCCGGTGACGGCGCTGAACGTGTTCATGTTTGCCGACCTGTACCGGGCCTGGGGcaacatcgaggaggtcattATTAATGCTTATTTTGCGGTGCTCTATTTCAACGCGGTG CTGCGCACGCTGATACTGGTGTACAATCGGGACAAGTACGAGTCATTCCTGGCCGGTGCGGCCAGCGTGTACGAGGAAATACGA GCTATCAACGATGACGTCATCAGTAAACTCGTCTCAACGTACACTAAAAGGGCACGCTTCCTGTCCATCTCCAACCTGGCGCTCGGTGCGTTCATCAGTGGGTGTTTCGTTGTGTACCCACTGTTTACCGGGCAGCGGGGCCTACCGTACGGGATGTTCATACCGGGCGTGAACAATTTCGACTCACCGCAGTACGAAATCTTCTACATCACCCAGCTGGTGCTGACGTTCCCCGGGTGCTGTATGTACATTCCGTACACGAGCTTCTTCGCCTCGAGCACCCTGTTCGGGCTGGTGCAGATCAAAACGTTGCAGCATCAGCTGAAAACCTTCCGCAGCTCGGAAATGCTCAACGAAAGCACGGTGGTGCTCAACCGAAAGCTTCAGAAGCTGATCGAAGATCACAAGCGAATCATTCG cTATGTGCAAGATCTTAACGATCTGGTGACCTACATCTGTCTGATAGAGTTCCTGTCGTTCGGATTAATGCTGTGCGCGCTGCTGTTCTTACTTAATATT ATCAGTGTGATGGCTCAGATCGTTATCGTTGGAgcgtacattttcatgatCCTCACACAAATATTTGCCTTCTACTGGCACTCGAACGAGGTGCGGGAGGAAAGCATGGCCATCGCACAGGCCTCGTACAGCGGACCGTGGCTGAATGTGGATGACACTATTAAAAAGAAGCTTCTCATGATGACGATCCGTGCCCAGCGTCCACTAGAG ATCACAGTCGGTAACGTGTATCCGATGACGCTGGAAATGTTTCAATCACTGCTGAATGCGTCCTATTCGTACTTTACGCTTCTGAGAAGAGTTTACAATTAA